One Takifugu rubripes chromosome 19, fTakRub1.2, whole genome shotgun sequence genomic window carries:
- the LOC105419529 gene encoding uncharacterized protein isoform X3, with the protein MSGRSLSAVLLYLLYSPTLALLPPELVITEHLITETDSVTLHCRTPSGQTVHQCFVYSVETKNSVSFSCMKTLTATELLIHSNQSAPAVVQVRCYYTVKYGDIKSPSPHSGTSFITIQNVMRSKSTPSAFTPPPYPRHSPSWTLTNNDGVFTSTSKPDGAASLTPPTPFFLTGPPTESQPKQIQTQGKSSSSSGPSSRWPTAGWTLTNNDGVFTSTLNPGGAASGGSDEKNKDKGMWILTLIIAVACFGVIVGVILLGLMLWRTESERRKRQKDETEDEYHMYCTVTDDLTPPAKTDIVYSKVERH; encoded by the exons ATGTCTGGACGCTCGCTGTCTGCCGTCCTCCTCT ATCTCCTCTACAGTCCTACACTAG ctcttcttcctcctgagcTGGTGATAACTGAACATCTGATCACAGAGACAGATTCTGTCACACTGCACTGTCGGACTCCATCAGGCCAGACTGTGCATCAGTGTTTTGTCTACAGTGTGGAGACAAAAAACAGCGTTTCATTCTCATGTATGAAAACTCTGACAGCAACTGAGCTGCTAATTCACTCAAATCAGAGCGCGCCTGCTGTGGTGCAGGTACGATGCTACTATACCGTCAAGTATGGAGACATAAAGTCTCCATCTCCACACAGCGGCACCTCCTTCATCACCATACAGA ATGTGATGAGGAGTAAATCAACACCCTCAGctttcacccccccaccttATCCTCGTCATTCTCCAAGCTGGACTCTCACCAACAATGATGGTGTTTTCACTTCCACCTCAAAACCTGATGGCGCAGCATCTTTAACACCTCCTACACCAT TTTTTCTAACAGGTCCTCCGACAGAATCCCAGCCAAAGCAGATCCAAACACAAGGGAAAAGTTCAAGCTCTTCTGGTCCAAGCAGTCGTTGGCCCACAG CAGGCTGGACTCTCACCAACAATGATGGTGTTTTCACTTCCACCTTAAATCCTGGTGGAGCAGCATCAGGTGGGAGTGATGAGAAGAATAAAGACAAAG GAATGTGGATATTAACGCTGATCATAGCTGTGGCTTGTTTTGGAGTGATTGTCGGAGTGATCTTACTGGGACTGATGCTCTGGAGAACTG AGtctgagagaagaaaaaggcaaaaagatGAAACCGAG gaTGAATACCACATGTACTGCACCGTGACTGATGATTTGACTCCACCTGCCAAGACGGACATAGTTTACAGTAAAGTGGAACGTCATTAA
- the LOC105419529 gene encoding uncharacterized protein isoform X6: MSGRSLSAVLLYLLYSPTLALLPPELVITEHLITETDSVTLHCRTPSGQTVHQCFVYSVETKNSVSFSCMKTLTATELLIHSNQSAPAVVQVRCYYTVKYGDIKSPSPHSGTSFITIQSWTLTNNDGVFTSTLNPGGAASGGSDEKNKDKATGMWILTLIIAVACFGVIVGVILLGLMLWRTESERRKRQKDETEDEYHMYCTVTDDLTPPAKTDIVYSKVERH; this comes from the exons ATGTCTGGACGCTCGCTGTCTGCCGTCCTCCTCT ATCTCCTCTACAGTCCTACACTAG ctcttcttcctcctgagcTGGTGATAACTGAACATCTGATCACAGAGACAGATTCTGTCACACTGCACTGTCGGACTCCATCAGGCCAGACTGTGCATCAGTGTTTTGTCTACAGTGTGGAGACAAAAAACAGCGTTTCATTCTCATGTATGAAAACTCTGACAGCAACTGAGCTGCTAATTCACTCAAATCAGAGCGCGCCTGCTGTGGTGCAGGTACGATGCTACTATACCGTCAAGTATGGAGACATAAAGTCTCCATCTCCACACAGCGGCACCTCCTTCATCACCATACAGA GCTGGACTCTCACCAACAATGATGGTGTTTTCACTTCCACCTTAAATCCTGGTGGAGCAGCATCAGGTGGGAGTGATGAGAAGAATAAAGACAAAG CAACAGGAATGTGGATATTAACGCTGATCATAGCTGTGGCTTGTTTTGGAGTGATTGTCGGAGTGATCTTACTGGGACTGATGCTCTGGAGAACTG AGtctgagagaagaaaaaggcaaaaagatGAAACCGAG gaTGAATACCACATGTACTGCACCGTGACTGATGATTTGACTCCACCTGCCAAGACGGACATAGTTTACAGTAAAGTGGAACGTCATTAA
- the LOC105419529 gene encoding uncharacterized protein isoform X2 — translation MSGRSLSAVLLYLLYSPTLALLPPELVITEHLITETDSVTLHCRTPSGQTVHQCFVYSVETKNSVSFSCMKTLTATELLIHSNQSAPAVVQVRCYYTVKYGDIKSPSPHSGTSFITIQNVMRSKSTPSAFTPPPYPRHSPSWTLTNNDGVFTSTSKPDGAASLTPPTPFFLTGPPTESQPKQIQTQGKSSSSSGPSSRWPTGWTLTNNDGVFTSTLNPGGAASGGSDEKNKDKATGMWILTLIIAVACFGVIVGVILLGLMLWRTESERRKRQKDETEDEYHMYCTVTDDLTPPAKTDIVYSKVERH, via the exons ATGTCTGGACGCTCGCTGTCTGCCGTCCTCCTCT ATCTCCTCTACAGTCCTACACTAG ctcttcttcctcctgagcTGGTGATAACTGAACATCTGATCACAGAGACAGATTCTGTCACACTGCACTGTCGGACTCCATCAGGCCAGACTGTGCATCAGTGTTTTGTCTACAGTGTGGAGACAAAAAACAGCGTTTCATTCTCATGTATGAAAACTCTGACAGCAACTGAGCTGCTAATTCACTCAAATCAGAGCGCGCCTGCTGTGGTGCAGGTACGATGCTACTATACCGTCAAGTATGGAGACATAAAGTCTCCATCTCCACACAGCGGCACCTCCTTCATCACCATACAGA ATGTGATGAGGAGTAAATCAACACCCTCAGctttcacccccccaccttATCCTCGTCATTCTCCAAGCTGGACTCTCACCAACAATGATGGTGTTTTCACTTCCACCTCAAAACCTGATGGCGCAGCATCTTTAACACCTCCTACACCAT TTTTTCTAACAGGTCCTCCGACAGAATCCCAGCCAAAGCAGATCCAAACACAAGGGAAAAGTTCAAGCTCTTCTGGTCCAAGCAGTCGTTGGCCCACAG GCTGGACTCTCACCAACAATGATGGTGTTTTCACTTCCACCTTAAATCCTGGTGGAGCAGCATCAGGTGGGAGTGATGAGAAGAATAAAGACAAAG CAACAGGAATGTGGATATTAACGCTGATCATAGCTGTGGCTTGTTTTGGAGTGATTGTCGGAGTGATCTTACTGGGACTGATGCTCTGGAGAACTG AGtctgagagaagaaaaaggcaaaaagatGAAACCGAG gaTGAATACCACATGTACTGCACCGTGACTGATGATTTGACTCCACCTGCCAAGACGGACATAGTTTACAGTAAAGTGGAACGTCATTAA
- the LOC105419529 gene encoding uncharacterized protein isoform X1 — protein sequence MSGRSLSAVLLYLLYSPTLALLPPELVITEHLITETDSVTLHCRTPSGQTVHQCFVYSVETKNSVSFSCMKTLTATELLIHSNQSAPAVVQVRCYYTVKYGDIKSPSPHSGTSFITIQNVMRSKSTPSAFTPPPYPRHSPSWTLTNNDGVFTSTSKPDGAASLTPPTPFFLTGPPTESQPKQIQTQGKSSSSSGPSSRWPTAGWTLTNNDGVFTSTLNPGGAASGGSDEKNKDKATGMWILTLIIAVACFGVIVGVILLGLMLWRTESERRKRQKDETEDEYHMYCTVTDDLTPPAKTDIVYSKVERH from the exons ATGTCTGGACGCTCGCTGTCTGCCGTCCTCCTCT ATCTCCTCTACAGTCCTACACTAG ctcttcttcctcctgagcTGGTGATAACTGAACATCTGATCACAGAGACAGATTCTGTCACACTGCACTGTCGGACTCCATCAGGCCAGACTGTGCATCAGTGTTTTGTCTACAGTGTGGAGACAAAAAACAGCGTTTCATTCTCATGTATGAAAACTCTGACAGCAACTGAGCTGCTAATTCACTCAAATCAGAGCGCGCCTGCTGTGGTGCAGGTACGATGCTACTATACCGTCAAGTATGGAGACATAAAGTCTCCATCTCCACACAGCGGCACCTCCTTCATCACCATACAGA ATGTGATGAGGAGTAAATCAACACCCTCAGctttcacccccccaccttATCCTCGTCATTCTCCAAGCTGGACTCTCACCAACAATGATGGTGTTTTCACTTCCACCTCAAAACCTGATGGCGCAGCATCTTTAACACCTCCTACACCAT TTTTTCTAACAGGTCCTCCGACAGAATCCCAGCCAAAGCAGATCCAAACACAAGGGAAAAGTTCAAGCTCTTCTGGTCCAAGCAGTCGTTGGCCCACAG CAGGCTGGACTCTCACCAACAATGATGGTGTTTTCACTTCCACCTTAAATCCTGGTGGAGCAGCATCAGGTGGGAGTGATGAGAAGAATAAAGACAAAG CAACAGGAATGTGGATATTAACGCTGATCATAGCTGTGGCTTGTTTTGGAGTGATTGTCGGAGTGATCTTACTGGGACTGATGCTCTGGAGAACTG AGtctgagagaagaaaaaggcaaaaagatGAAACCGAG gaTGAATACCACATGTACTGCACCGTGACTGATGATTTGACTCCACCTGCCAAGACGGACATAGTTTACAGTAAAGTGGAACGTCATTAA
- the LOC105419529 gene encoding uncharacterized protein isoform X5 yields the protein MSGRSLSAVLLYLLYSPTLALLPPELVITEHLITETDSVTLHCRTPSGQTVHQCFVYSVETKNSVSFSCMKTLTATELLIHSNQSAPAVVQVRCYYTVKYGDIKSPSPHSGTSFITIQTGWTLTNNDGVFTSTLNPGGAASGGSDEKNKDKATGMWILTLIIAVACFGVIVGVILLGLMLWRTESERRKRQKDETEDEYHMYCTVTDDLTPPAKTDIVYSKVERH from the exons ATGTCTGGACGCTCGCTGTCTGCCGTCCTCCTCT ATCTCCTCTACAGTCCTACACTAG ctcttcttcctcctgagcTGGTGATAACTGAACATCTGATCACAGAGACAGATTCTGTCACACTGCACTGTCGGACTCCATCAGGCCAGACTGTGCATCAGTGTTTTGTCTACAGTGTGGAGACAAAAAACAGCGTTTCATTCTCATGTATGAAAACTCTGACAGCAACTGAGCTGCTAATTCACTCAAATCAGAGCGCGCCTGCTGTGGTGCAGGTACGATGCTACTATACCGTCAAGTATGGAGACATAAAGTCTCCATCTCCACACAGCGGCACCTCCTTCATCACCATACAGA CAGGCTGGACTCTCACCAACAATGATGGTGTTTTCACTTCCACCTTAAATCCTGGTGGAGCAGCATCAGGTGGGAGTGATGAGAAGAATAAAGACAAAG CAACAGGAATGTGGATATTAACGCTGATCATAGCTGTGGCTTGTTTTGGAGTGATTGTCGGAGTGATCTTACTGGGACTGATGCTCTGGAGAACTG AGtctgagagaagaaaaaggcaaaaagatGAAACCGAG gaTGAATACCACATGTACTGCACCGTGACTGATGATTTGACTCCACCTGCCAAGACGGACATAGTTTACAGTAAAGTGGAACGTCATTAA
- the LOC105419529 gene encoding uncharacterized protein isoform X7 — protein sequence MSGRSLSAVLLYLLYSPTLDVMRSKSTPSAFTPPPYPRHSPSWTLTNNDGVFTSTSKPDGAASLTPPTPFFLTGPPTESQPKQIQTQGKSSSSSGPSSRWPTAGWTLTNNDGVFTSTLNPGGAASGGSDEKNKDKATGMWILTLIIAVACFGVIVGVILLGLMLWRTESERRKRQKDETEDEYHMYCTVTDDLTPPAKTDIVYSKVERH from the exons ATGTCTGGACGCTCGCTGTCTGCCGTCCTCCTCT ATCTCCTCTACAGTCCTACACTAG ATGTGATGAGGAGTAAATCAACACCCTCAGctttcacccccccaccttATCCTCGTCATTCTCCAAGCTGGACTCTCACCAACAATGATGGTGTTTTCACTTCCACCTCAAAACCTGATGGCGCAGCATCTTTAACACCTCCTACACCAT TTTTTCTAACAGGTCCTCCGACAGAATCCCAGCCAAAGCAGATCCAAACACAAGGGAAAAGTTCAAGCTCTTCTGGTCCAAGCAGTCGTTGGCCCACAG CAGGCTGGACTCTCACCAACAATGATGGTGTTTTCACTTCCACCTTAAATCCTGGTGGAGCAGCATCAGGTGGGAGTGATGAGAAGAATAAAGACAAAG CAACAGGAATGTGGATATTAACGCTGATCATAGCTGTGGCTTGTTTTGGAGTGATTGTCGGAGTGATCTTACTGGGACTGATGCTCTGGAGAACTG AGtctgagagaagaaaaaggcaaaaagatGAAACCGAG gaTGAATACCACATGTACTGCACCGTGACTGATGATTTGACTCCACCTGCCAAGACGGACATAGTTTACAGTAAAGTGGAACGTCATTAA
- the LOC105419529 gene encoding uncharacterized protein isoform X4 codes for MSGRSLSAVLLYLLYSPTLALLPPELVITEHLITETDSVTLHCRTPSGQTVHQCFVYSVETKNSVSFSCMKTLTATELLIHSNQSAPAVVQVRCYYTVKYGDIKSPSPHSGTSFITIQNVMRSKSTPSAFTPPPYPRHSPSWTLTNNDGVFTSTSKPDGAASLTPPTPCPPTESQPKQIQTQGKSSSSSGPSSRWPTAGWTLTNNDGVFTSTLNPGGAASGGSDEKNKDKATGMWILTLIIAVACFGVIVGVILLGLMLWRTESERRKRQKDETEDEYHMYCTVTDDLTPPAKTDIVYSKVERH; via the exons ATGTCTGGACGCTCGCTGTCTGCCGTCCTCCTCT ATCTCCTCTACAGTCCTACACTAG ctcttcttcctcctgagcTGGTGATAACTGAACATCTGATCACAGAGACAGATTCTGTCACACTGCACTGTCGGACTCCATCAGGCCAGACTGTGCATCAGTGTTTTGTCTACAGTGTGGAGACAAAAAACAGCGTTTCATTCTCATGTATGAAAACTCTGACAGCAACTGAGCTGCTAATTCACTCAAATCAGAGCGCGCCTGCTGTGGTGCAGGTACGATGCTACTATACCGTCAAGTATGGAGACATAAAGTCTCCATCTCCACACAGCGGCACCTCCTTCATCACCATACAGA ATGTGATGAGGAGTAAATCAACACCCTCAGctttcacccccccaccttATCCTCGTCATTCTCCAAGCTGGACTCTCACCAACAATGATGGTGTTTTCACTTCCACCTCAAAACCTGATGGCGCAGCATCTTTAACACCTCCTACACCAT GTCCTCCGACAGAATCCCAGCCAAAGCAGATCCAAACACAAGGGAAAAGTTCAAGCTCTTCTGGTCCAAGCAGTCGTTGGCCCACAG CAGGCTGGACTCTCACCAACAATGATGGTGTTTTCACTTCCACCTTAAATCCTGGTGGAGCAGCATCAGGTGGGAGTGATGAGAAGAATAAAGACAAAG CAACAGGAATGTGGATATTAACGCTGATCATAGCTGTGGCTTGTTTTGGAGTGATTGTCGGAGTGATCTTACTGGGACTGATGCTCTGGAGAACTG AGtctgagagaagaaaaaggcaaaaagatGAAACCGAG gaTGAATACCACATGTACTGCACCGTGACTGATGATTTGACTCCACCTGCCAAGACGGACATAGTTTACAGTAAAGTGGAACGTCATTAA